In Sorghum bicolor cultivar BTx623 chromosome 10, Sorghum_bicolor_NCBIv3, whole genome shotgun sequence, one genomic interval encodes:
- the LOC8069033 gene encoding glutathione S-transferase T3, with amino-acid sequence MQGNGQGAMDSGGYFTDLITNGFVAGHSENAPPAQELVAQDEVQARNPKRTKNFTIHEDEQLVKSWLNVSLDPVKGVDQSRTTYWKRIHEHFHTHKDFSSDRSQGSLMNRWSGIQHDVNLFAGCLSKIEGRNQSGVTIDGKQADALKMFIREDKQHRQIPYKHCWKLLKGQAKWADRQKQMETQKPNNKKQKVSANSSHTSATPLLPARTVDENQHSDSALQRPQGQKKEKHKLRQHSSIEELDYLLAKKKEADAEKELKKEERYKKAFTLQEERIRLEKEKLELQRDQFEFYLEEERIMNIDTSHLCTD; translated from the exons ATGCAAGGCAATGGGCAAG GTGCCATGGATTCAGGGGGATATTTCACTGACCTGATTACAAACGGCTTTGTTGCTGGTCATTCTGAAAATGCACCTCCTGCTCAGGAATTAGTTGCACAAGATGAGGTTCAAGCAAGAAATCCGAAAAGAACAAAAAATTTCACAATTCATGAGGATGAACAACTTGTCAAATCGTGGCTAAACGTGAGCTTGGATCCAGTGAAAGGTGTGGACCAATCACGTACCACATATTGGAAACGAATACATGAACATTTTCATACGCACAAGGATTTCTCATCTGACCGCTCGCAAGGCTCTCTGATGAACCGTTGGTCTGGTATACAGCACGATGTGAACCTCTTTGCGGGTTGTCTTTCTAAGATTGAGGGCAGAAATCAAAGTGGAGTGACCATCGATGGCAAG CAAGCAGATGCATTGAAAATGTTTATCAGAGAAGACAAGCAGCATAGGCAAATTCCTTACAAGCATTGCTGGAAATTATTAAAAGGTCAAGCTAAGTGGGCAGATAGGCAAAAACAGATGGAAACTCAGAAGCCAAACAATAAAAAGCAGAAGGTTTCAGCCAATTCAAGTCATACATCAGCTACTCCTTTGCTGCCTGCTCGTACTGTTGATGAGAATCAACATTCTGATAGTGCACTTCAGAGACCTCAAGGGCAAAAGAAGGAGAAGCATAAATTACGGCAACATTCTAGCATCGAAGAATTGGATTATCTTTTGGCAAAAAAGAAAGAAGCTGATGCAGAGAAGGAGTTGAAGAAAGAGGAACGGTACAAGAAAGCCTTCACATTGCAGGAAGAAAGGATCAGACTGGAGAAAGAAAAACTTGAGTTACAAAGGGACCAATTTGAGTTCTACCTAGAAGAAGAGAGAATTATGAATATCGACACAAGTCACTTGTGCACTGACTAA
- the LOC8069034 gene encoding probable receptor-like protein kinase At2g21480 — translation MSRRGTLPPALLLLLLLLLLAAAAITTVSGQGRPVTESGAETPPTPSSFTPKDSFLIDCGGTAPVTADGKSYKTDAQANHLLSASDAIRVAADDKAGLPSPLYDTARVFKEEAVYSFPLTVPGWHFVRIYLFPIKGGDVDLASSTFSVVTDDNVLLHSFTPENKPVMKEYVINATENHLALKFQPLKGSAAFVNAIEVVNAPDELITDSALAVQPLGEITGLVHDAYQVLYRINVGGPAIGPANDTLGRRWETDASYVQTKAAVKDVSVPTSTIKFPDGTSRLVAPTLVYASAAKMADADVGSANFNLTWKVDVDPSFSYLVRLFFADIVSKATNDLYFDVYISGRKAVSGLDLSTVTGGELAAPYYKDFVVNSSSLEGGDGKLSVQVGPMGQDTGRIDALLNGMEVLKMSNSVGSLDGEFGVDGRKADDGVGGRKAVAAVGFAMMFGAFAGLGAMVVKWYKRPQDWERRESFSSWLLPIHTGQSFTTGSKGGGYGSHKSGNTFSSTMGLGRFFSFAEIQAATGNWDEKNIIGVGGFGNVYVGEIDDDGGTKTKVAVKRGSAESEQGINEFNTEIQMLSKLRHRHLVSLIGYCDENQEMILVYEYMHNGVFRDHIYGKEGVAPLPWKQRLEICIGAARGLHYLHTGTAQGIIHRDVKTTNILLDDNFVAKVSDFGLSKDGPGMNQLHVSTAVKGSFGYLDPEYFRCQQLTDKSDVYSFGVVLLEALCARPPIDPQLPREQVSLAEWGMQWKRKGLIEKIMDPKLAGTVNPESLAKFAETAEKCLAEFGSDRISMGDVLWNLEYALQLQDSNPPEGAGEDACEGGGGGGGAVVPAASASGGGVPDASTTAAGELFQQLADMQGR, via the coding sequence ATGTCGCGCCGCGGGACGCTCCCGccggcgctgctgctgctgctgctgctgctgctgctggcggcggcggcaataACCACCGTGTCCGGGCAGGGCCGGCCCGTGACCGAGAGCGGCGCGGAGACGCCGCCCACGCCGTCCAGCTTCACGCCCAAGGACAGCTTCCTGATCGACTGCGGCGGGACGGCGCCCGTCACCGCCGACGGCAAGTCGTACAAGACGGACGCGCAGGCCAACCACCTGCTCTCCGCCAGCGACGCCatccgcgtcgccgccgacgacaagGCCGGCCTGCCTTCGCCGCTGTACGACACCGCGCGGGTCTTCAAGGAGGAGGCCGTCTACAGCTTCCCGCTCACCGTCCCGGGCTGGCACTTCGTCCGCATCTACCTCTTCCCCATCAAGGGCGGCGACGTGGACCTGGCGTCCTCCACCTTCAGCGTCGTCACCGACGACAACGTCCTCCTCCACAGCTTCACCCCGGAGAACAAGCCGGTGATGAAGGAGTACGTGATCAACGCCACCGAGAACCACCTCGCGCTCAAGTTCCAGCCGCTCAAGGGCTCCGCCGCCTTCGTCAACGCCATCGAGGTGGTGAACGCCCCCGACGAGCTCATCACCGACTCGGCGCTGGCCGTCCAGCCGCTGGGCGAGATCACCGGCCTCGTCCACGACGCGTACCAGGTCCTGTACCGGATCAACGTCGGCGGCCCCGCCATCGGCCCCGCCAACGACACGCTGGGCCGGCGGTGGGAGACCGACGCGTCCTACGTGCAGACCAAGGCGGCGGTGAAGGACGTGTCGGTGCCCACCAGCACCATCAAGTTCCCCGACGGCACGTCCCGTCTCGTGGCGCCGACGCTGGTGTACGCCAGCGCCGCCAAGATGGCGGACGCCGACGTCGGGAGCGCCAACTTCAACCTGACGTGGAAGGTGGACGTGGACCCGTCCTTCAGCTACCTGGTCCGCCTCTTCTTCGCCGACATCGTCAGCAAGGCCACCAACGACCTCTACTTCGACGTCTACATCAGCGGGCGCAAGGCCGTGTCCGGGCTGGACCTGTCCACGGTGACCGGCGGCGAGCTGGCGGCGCCCTACTACAAGGACTTCGTGGTGAACTCGTCGTCGCTGGAGGGCGGGGACGGGAAGCTGAGCGTCCAGGTTGGTCCCATGGGGCAGGACACGGGGCGCATCGACGCGCTGCTCAACGGCATGGAGGTGCTCAAGATGAGCAACTCCGTGGGCAGCCTTGACGGCGAGTTCGGCGTGGACGGGCGGAAGGCCGACGACGGCGTCGGCGGGCGGAAGGCGGTGGCGGCCGTGGGTTTCGCCATGATGTTCGGCGCGTTCGCGGGGCTAGGCGCCATGGTGGTCAAGTGGTACAAGCGGCCGCAGGACTGGGAGCGACGGGAGAGCTTCTCGTCGTGGCTGCTCCCCATCCACACGGGGCAGTCCTTCACGACGGGGAGCAAAGGCGGCGGGTACGGGTCCCACAAGAGCggcaacaccttctcctccaCCATGGGGCTGGGCCGCTTCTTCTCGTTCGCCGAGATCCAGGCGGCGACGGGGAACTGGGACGAGAAGAACATCATCGGCGTGGGAGGGTTCGGCAACGTGTACGTCGGGGagatcgacgacgacggcggcaccAAGACCAAGGTGGCGGTGAAGCGCGGGAGCGCCGAGTCGGAGCAGGGCATCAACGAGTTCAACACGGAGATCCAGATGCTGTCCAAGCTGCGGCACCGGCACCTGGTGTCGCTCATCGGCTACTGCGACGAGAACCAGGAGATGATCCTGGTGTACGAGTACATGCACAACGGCGTGTTCCGGGACCACATCTACGGCAAGGAAGGGGTGGCGCCGCTGCCGTGGAAGCAGCGGCTGGAGATCTGCATCGGCGCCGCCAGGGGGCTGCACTACCTGCACACGGGCACGGCGCAGGGGATCATCCACCGGGACGTCAAGACCACCAACATCCTGCTGGACGACAACTTCGTGGCCAAGGTGTCGGACTTCGGGCTGTCCAAGGACGGGCCAGGGATGAACCAGCTCCACGTCAGCACCGCCGTGAAGGGAAGCTTCGGGTACCTGGACCCGGAGTACTTCAGGTGCCAGCAGCTGACGGACAAGTCGGACGTCTACTCCTTCGGAGTGGTGCTGCTGGAGGCGCTGTGCGCGCGGCCGCCCATCGACCCGCAGCTGCCGCGGGAGCAGGTGTCGCTGGCGGAGTGGGGCATGCAGTGGAAGCGCAAGGGACTCATCGAGAAGATCATGGACCCCAAGCTCGCCGGAACCGTCAACCCGGAGTCGCTGGCCAAGTTCGCCGAGACGGCCGAGAAGTGCCTCGCCGAGTTCGGCAGCGACCGCATCTCCATGGGGGACGTGCTGTGGAACCTCGAGTACGCGCTGCAGCTGCAGGACTCCAACCCGCCCGAGGGAGCGGGGGAGGACGCCTGCgagggcggcggaggcggcggcggcgccgtcgtCCCCGCGGCCAGCGCCTCGGGCGGCGGCGTGCCGGACGcgtccaccaccgccgccggggAGCTCTTCCAGCAGCTCGCCGACATGCAGGGGAGGTGA
- the LOC8068367 gene encoding uncharacterized protein LOC8068367 has protein sequence MADVLVDSQRRVLISGYGYGLPPPQPAESLLLGRLDQIDLRLRQLEEQQQQRRPSHDDHGAPAPAPAPTRRAPAAQHQHTKSMPAALQHVQVRGDLMDRLNLLESRIRQVSCELGLDSGGGKAVHPQFGLGLGLGSSSSVPAVEDPATWSDSAPVAVVDPAFGGGKVQNKPAAAGGSWSAVEILQRGARQLHRSTSKPNPPIKVNKLKEAKSACEKEKRKAERSKSLTKAERSKSLTSRLWLMVGCKH, from the exons ATGGCGGACGTGCTGGTGGACTCCCAGCGCCGCGTCCTCATCAGCGGATACGGGTACGGCCTCCCCCCGCCGCAGCCTGCAGAGAGCCTGCTGCTCGGCCGCCTCGACCAGATCGACCTCCGG CTgcggcagctggaggagcagcagcagcagcgccgcCCGTCGCACGACGATCATGGCGCGCccgccccggccccggccccgacCCGCCGCGCGCCGGCGGCGCAGCACCAGCACACCAAGTCCATGCCGGCGGCGCTGCAGCACGTGCAGGTGCGGGGCGACCTCATGGACCGCCTCAACCTGCTGGAGTCCCGCATCAGGCAGGTCAGCTGCGAGCTGGGCCTGgacagcggcggcggcaaggCCGTCCATCCCCAGTTCGGGCTGGGGCTAGGTCTGGGATCCTCCTCGTCCGTGCCGGCAGTCGAGGATCCCGCCACGTGGTCCGACTCCGCgccggtggcggtggtggaCCCAGCGTTCGGCGGCGGCAAGGTGCAGAACAAgcccgcggcggccggcgggagCTGGAGCGCCGTGGAGATCCTGCAGCGGGGCGCGCGCCAGCTCCACCGCAGCACCAGCAAGCCCAACCCACCCATCAAG GTGAACAAATTGAAAGAAGCGAAATCCGCGTGCGAGAAGGAGAAGAGGAAGGCGGAGCGCAGCAAGTCTCTGACGAAGGCGGAACGCAGCAAGTCGCTGACGAGCAGGCTGTGGCTCATGGTTGGATGTAAGCATTAG
- the LOC8068368 gene encoding BAG family molecular chaperone regulator 3 has translation MLGASPKSRKGAAVKLGSMKEVPAPAVAVAAAGGGGNGGKVPAEEVWEVRPGGMLVQKRGGIGGGAGDDEPSPNVKPVPTIRVKVKHAGVTHEIYISSEASFGELKKLVAAKTGLHPDDQKVLYKDKERDSKAFLDMAGVKDRSKVVVVEDPEARARRLIEERRNGHLEKAARAVAAVTAEVDKLAPKVAALDASVRKGEKVAENDVVQVTELLMNELLKLDAVVADGDVKAQRRMQVKRVQKYVETLDAVAAKNAAIIRKSSEKAAAKPAPPPPQQYHQPRHQPPPQQQQQQPRHQHHQQQQGPTRWEMFDLLSSLPSTSSASSTTTVSSTASSGAPPTNRLDWML, from the exons ATGCTGGGAGCGAGCCCCAAGAGCAGGAAGGGCGCGGCGGTGAAGCTGGGGTCGATGAAGGAAgtgccggcgccggcggtggcggtggccgcAGCCGGTGGAGGAGGGAACGGCGGGAAGGTGCCGGCGGAGGAGGTGTGGGAGGTGCGTCCGGGCGGGATGCTGGTGCAGAAGAGGGGCGGCATCGGCGGCGGGGCGGGCGACGACGAGCCGTCGCCCAACGTGAAGCCGGTGCCCACCATCCGGGTCAAGGTGAAGCACGCCGGCGTCACGCACGAGATCTACATCAGCTCCGAGGCCTCCTTCG GGGAGCTGAAGAAGCTGGTGGCCGCCAAGACGGGGCTGCACCCGGACGACCAGAAGGTGCTGTACAAGGACAAGGAGCGCGACTCCAAGGCGTTCCTGGACATGGCCGGCGTCAAGGACCGCTccaaggtggtggtggtggaggaccCCGAGGCCCGCGCGCGCCGCCTCATCGAGGAGCGCCGCAACGGACACCTCGAGAAGGCCGCCAGGGCCGTCGCCGCCGTCACCGCCGAGGTCGACAAGCTCGCCCCCAAG GTGGCGGCGCTGGACGCGTCGGTGCGCAAGGGGGAGAAGGTCGCGGAGAACGACGTGGTGCAGGTGACGGAGCTGCTCATGAacgagctgctcaagctcgacgccgtgGTCGCCGACGGCGACGTCAAGGCGCAGAGGCGGATGCAG GTGAAGCGCGTCCAGAAGTACGTGGAGACGCTGGACGCGGTGGCAGCCAAGAACGCCGCCATCATCCGCAAGTCCAGCGAGAAGGCCGCCGCCAAgccagcaccaccgccgccgcagcagTATCATCAGCCAAGgcaccagccgccgccgcagcagcagcagcagcaaccgagGCATCagcaccaccagcagcagcaggggccgACGCGGTGGGAGATGTTCGACCTGCTGTCGTCGCTGCCATCCACGTCCTCGGCCTCGTCAACGACCACCGTGAGCTCCACGGCGTCCTCCGGCGCGCCGCCGACGAACCGCCTGGACTGGATGCTCTGA
- the LOC8069035 gene encoding peroxisomal membrane protein 11-5, whose amino-acid sequence MTSLDTVRGDLALVILYLNKAEARDKICRAIQYGSKFLSNGEPGPAQNVDKSTSLARKVFRLFKFVNDLHALISPPAKGTPLPLILLGKSKNAMLSTFLFLDQIVWAGRTGIYKNKERAEFLGRIAFYCFLGSNTCTTIIELAELQRLSASMKKLEKELKHQELYKNEQYRMKLQKSNERLLALIKSSLDIVVAVGLLQLAPKKVTPRVTGAFGFASSLIACYQLLPSPPAKSK is encoded by the exons ATGACTTCTCTGGACACCGTGAGAGGAGATCTTGCCCTGGTTATTTTGTACCTAAACAAGGCTGAGGCAAGAGATAAAATCTGCAGAGCGATACAGTATGGATCAAAGTTCCTGAGCAATGGAGAACCAGGGCCTGCACAGAATGTCGACAAGTCAACTAGTCTGGCTCGGAAAGTTTTCCGGCTTTTTAAG TTTGTCAATGATCTCCATGCTTTAATTAGTCCTCCTGCCAAAGGAACTCCACTTCCACTGATCTTACTCGGGAAG TCGAAGAATGCGATGCTGTCAACTTTCCTCTTCCTGGACCAAATTGTGTGGGCTGGGAGGACAGGAATATACAAG AACAAGGAGCGAGCGGAGTTCCTTGGAAGGATAGCATTTTATTGCTTCCTCGGTTCAAACACCTGCACAACCATTATCGAG CTAGCTGAGCTCCAACGGTTATCTGCTTCAATGAAGAAGCTAGAGAAGGAGCTGAAACACCAAGAGTTGTACAAG AATGAGCAGTACCGGATGAAGCTGCAGAAGTCGAACGAGCGGCTGCTGGCCCTCATCAAGTCGAGCCTCGACATCGTGGTTGCCGTGGGGCTGCTGCAGCTGGCGCCCAAGAAGGTGACCCCTCGTGTCACGGGCGCGTTTGGTTTCGCCAGCTCGCTGATCGCTTGCTACCAG TTGCTTCCAAGCCCACCAGCGAAGAGCAAGTGA